From Ignavibacteria bacterium, the proteins below share one genomic window:
- a CDS encoding T9SS type A sorting domain-containing protein, translating into MKKLTLLLVLCFCPAILLPQSEFQNFISRVNTLNGSPQAQAAVIDSFMNYAKTKGIPFIDGSTANFLYRGNAASVSVAGDFNDWNAAKNMMVKLSGTDLYYFTGTFEQNARLDYKLVLNGSSWILDPLNPHQVSGGYGPNSEFAMPGYVQPWEINYKPSVPHGKVEERTTYSQKASINYQIRIYLPPGYSPEDAERYPAIYFQDGFDYIGLGSAVNVIDNLLDSGKIKPVIAVFVQPNNRNDEYAGGKRIQYREFFAYELVPLIDSLYKTIKDPKGRLVLGDSYGGNISALISFNHPDIFGNCGLHSGAFQPYNYEAAQLISSKPLQPVKLFSVWGSYEGLYQFWRPFKDSLLQKGYALKWGEYPEGHSWGLWRATLDDMLKYFFPKEETLVENGSLKPSGFELQQNYPNPFNPSTTIIFTVSEAGQYSIRLYDMLGREVAVIAQREFTQGRHSVSFNSDGLPSGVYLYRLEGKGVSLSRKMTLLR; encoded by the coding sequence ATGAAAAAGCTTACTTTATTGCTGGTCCTTTGTTTTTGTCCTGCTATTCTTCTTCCTCAGTCTGAATTCCAGAATTTTATCTCACGCGTAAACACACTTAACGGCAGCCCGCAGGCGCAGGCAGCGGTTATTGACAGCTTTATGAATTACGCAAAGACCAAAGGCATTCCTTTTATAGATGGCAGTACGGCTAACTTCCTCTACCGCGGAAACGCTGCTTCTGTCAGTGTTGCAGGGGACTTTAATGACTGGAATGCTGCAAAGAACATGATGGTAAAGCTTTCAGGCACAGACCTTTATTATTTCACGGGTACATTTGAACAAAACGCAAGGCTGGACTATAAACTGGTTCTTAACGGCAGCAGCTGGATACTGGACCCCTTGAATCCTCACCAGGTAAGCGGCGGCTACGGCCCAAACTCCGAATTTGCCATGCCGGGGTATGTCCAGCCCTGGGAGATTAACTATAAGCCTTCAGTTCCTCACGGGAAGGTTGAGGAGAGAACCACTTACAGCCAAAAGGCTTCCATTAACTACCAGATAAGGATATATCTTCCCCCGGGCTACAGCCCTGAAGATGCTGAAAGATACCCTGCTATATACTTCCAGGACGGTTTTGATTATATCGGCCTGGGGAGCGCTGTAAATGTAATAGATAACCTCCTGGACAGCGGGAAAATAAAACCTGTTATTGCGGTTTTTGTTCAGCCCAATAACCGCAACGACGAGTATGCAGGAGGAAAAAGGATACAGTACAGGGAATTCTTTGCTTATGAACTTGTGCCTCTTATAGACTCACTTTATAAAACAATTAAAGATCCCAAGGGCCGCCTGGTGCTTGGGGATTCCTACGGGGGCAACATTTCGGCACTCATTTCATTCAACCATCCGGATATTTTCGGCAACTGCGGCCTTCATTCAGGAGCCTTTCAGCCTTACAACTATGAGGCTGCGCAGCTTATAAGCTCAAAACCCCTGCAGCCGGTAAAGTTATTTTCAGTCTGGGGAAGCTATGAGGGGCTGTATCAGTTCTGGAGGCCGTTTAAGGATTCACTTCTTCAGAAAGGGTACGCTCTTAAGTGGGGTGAATATCCTGAAGGGCACAGCTGGGGGCTCTGGAGAGCCACGCTGGATGACATGCTGAAATATTTCTTTCCGAAAGAAGAAACTCTCGTGGAAAATGGCAGCCTTAAGCCTTCAGGTTTTGAACTCCAGCAGAACTATCCTAATCCTTTTAATCCTTCCACTACAATTATTTTTACCGTTTCTGAGGCCGGGCAGTATTCCATCCGGCTCTACGACATGCTGGGAAGGGAAGTGGCAGTTATTGCCCAAAGGGAGTTTACGCAGGGGCGGCATTCAGTAAGTTTTAATTCAGATGGCCTTCCTTCAGGGGTTTATCTATACCGGCTTGAAGGGAAAGGCGTTTCGCTATCGCGAAAGATGACGTTGTTGAGGTGA
- a CDS encoding T9SS type A sorting domain-containing protein: MKKQFLLLFFVLFNVPLIFGQSLSGIKIFINPGHGGYTSNDRHILETDYWESEGNLSRGLYLRDILEKMGATVIMSRITNTEEDDLQPTSKIAALANTFNPDYFHSIHSNATGTSSRANYTLMLYQGTTSAPTYPPSKTMADLVGKEIYGAHRTTRLDVFGDFTFYNSTGPYLGVFVGLNSPGTLSESSFHDYVPESYRLRSQNYLKHEAWAIAKAFLAYWGKPALTTGIIAGVVRDPDLKVSYTYLTPDDAKVPVNKVKVTLKALDASNTMEPKICMGDSLNNGFFMFDELTPGQYKVYYEAPGYFSDSSTVTVLAGKNAFADKDLFATIPPAVASIIPAPGDSLYPGKKDIIIDFTRVMNRATVESAISINPQVPLTFTWQSDKRVTVSTSSLPFNTALTLTISGAAEESPHGLHLDGNKDGVGGDSYSYSFRTKVQDVTAPVVESIYPQDNRDNVEPMPLINIAFNEQLNTSTISGRIKLVKNSDQTVIPMKGSYYALNGQECVFSFFPADTLLENESYSVVISPGVEDQFKNAISSEKAYTFKTGRKLPAMTYIDKFESGFTASWANPSDYSSGVVNTGTSFASSSTYKFYGSSSSMQLNYSFDKSASSWLLREYLSSGAPKTITFSNSGIVQAYIFGDGSGNKFRFCVADGSNFSGLEVSPWYTIDFLGWRLVSWNIVRDGVGVWEGKGNGVLDGQLKFDSFQMTYNPGSPSSGFICFDNLRASNETYVGVEKEEGTAKPSSYSLEQNYPNPFNPSTSLSYQLPENSFVSLKVFDLLGREVATLVNQEQASGKYRVEFNAGNIPSGIYIYMLNAGNYKETKKMMLLK; this comes from the coding sequence ATGAAAAAACAGTTTTTGCTACTATTTTTTGTCCTGTTTAATGTTCCGCTAATATTCGGACAGAGCCTCTCCGGAATCAAAATATTTATTAATCCGGGTCATGGCGGCTACACTTCAAATGACAGGCATATTCTGGAGACGGATTACTGGGAATCGGAAGGAAATCTTTCCAGGGGCTTATATCTTCGCGACATTCTTGAGAAGATGGGAGCTACCGTCATCATGTCGAGGATTACAAACACCGAAGAGGATGACCTTCAGCCCACTTCAAAGATTGCGGCACTGGCAAACACATTTAATCCTGATTATTTTCATTCCATTCACAGCAATGCCACCGGAACCAGCAGCAGAGCCAACTACACACTTATGCTTTACCAGGGAACCACAAGTGCTCCTACGTACCCGCCGTCGAAGACAATGGCAGACCTTGTCGGCAAGGAAATCTATGGCGCCCACAGGACCACTAGGCTGGATGTTTTTGGCGACTTTACATTCTACAATTCAACGGGGCCATATCTTGGTGTCTTTGTGGGGTTGAATTCGCCGGGTACATTGTCAGAAAGTTCATTTCATGATTACGTACCGGAATCCTACCGTCTTAGAAGCCAGAATTACCTCAAGCATGAGGCCTGGGCAATTGCAAAGGCTTTTCTGGCATACTGGGGAAAACCTGCTCTTACAACAGGCATTATTGCAGGCGTTGTAAGGGACCCCGACCTGAAGGTAAGCTATACATATTTAACTCCCGATGACGCAAAGGTGCCTGTAAACAAGGTAAAGGTTACGCTTAAGGCTCTGGATGCTTCAAATACAATGGAGCCAAAAATTTGCATGGGCGACAGCCTGAATAACGGATTTTTTATGTTTGATGAGCTTACGCCGGGGCAGTATAAAGTGTACTATGAAGCCCCCGGGTACTTCAGCGATTCATCCACGGTAACAGTGCTGGCAGGTAAAAATGCTTTTGCAGACAAGGATCTGTTTGCAACCATTCCTCCTGCTGTAGCATCTATAATTCCGGCACCCGGAGACTCACTTTACCCCGGGAAAAAGGATATTATAATAGATTTTACGCGCGTAATGAACAGGGCAACGGTTGAATCTGCAATTTCCATAAATCCCCAGGTTCCCCTTACTTTTACATGGCAGAGCGACAAGAGAGTTACAGTAAGTACCTCATCGCTGCCATTTAATACGGCGCTTACGCTGACAATTTCCGGTGCGGCAGAGGAAAGCCCGCATGGACTGCACCTGGACGGCAACAAGGACGGCGTCGGAGGCGACAGCTACAGTTACTCATTCAGGACCAAGGTTCAGGATGTCACAGCTCCGGTGGTGGAATCCATTTATCCGCAGGATAACAGGGATAATGTAGAACCGATGCCGCTTATCAACATTGCATTTAATGAGCAACTTAACACTTCTACAATAAGCGGAAGAATAAAGCTGGTGAAAAATTCAGACCAGACAGTTATTCCGATGAAGGGCAGTTACTATGCTCTTAATGGCCAGGAATGCGTCTTCAGCTTTTTCCCGGCTGACACACTTCTTGAAAATGAAAGCTACAGTGTTGTGATTTCCCCAGGCGTTGAAGACCAGTTCAAGAATGCAATAAGTTCAGAAAAGGCGTACACATTTAAGACAGGCAGGAAGCTGCCCGCAATGACTTATATTGACAAGTTTGAAAGCGGGTTTACAGCCAGCTGGGCAAACCCCTCTGATTATTCGTCAGGTGTTGTAAATACAGGAACCAGTTTTGCCTCAAGCAGCACATACAAATTCTATGGAAGCAGCAGCAGCATGCAGCTTAACTACAGTTTCGACAAAAGCGCTTCCTCATGGTTATTAAGGGAATATTTAAGTTCAGGTGCTCCCAAAACTATTACATTCAGCAATAGCGGCATAGTGCAGGCTTATATTTTCGGTGACGGCAGCGGGAACAAGTTCCGTTTCTGTGTAGCCGATGGAAGCAACTTCTCAGGCCTTGAAGTCAGCCCCTGGTATACGATTGACTTTCTAGGGTGGCGCCTTGTAAGCTGGAATATTGTACGGGACGGTGTTGGAGTATGGGAAGGAAAGGGTAACGGAGTTTTGGACGGACAGCTTAAGTTCGACAGCTTCCAGATGACGTATAACCCCGGAAGCCCCAGCTCAGGATTTATCTGCTTTGACAACCTGAGGGCTTCGAATGAAACCTATGTGGGAGTTGAAAAAGAAGAAGGAACGGCAAAGCCTTCCAGCTACAGCCTGGAGCAGAATTATCCCAATCCGTTTAACCCATCAACTTCTCTGAGCTATCAGCTGCCGGAGAACAGCTTTGTGTCTCTAAAGGTGTTTGACCTCCTGGGGCGTGAAGTTGCAACTCTTGTAAATCAGGAGCAGGCATCAGGGAAGTACAGGGTTGAATTTAATGCCGGGAACATCCCGAGCGGAATTTACATTTATATGTTAAATGCCGGCAATTATAAAGAGACCAAAAAAATGATGCTTCTTAAGTAA